From a region of the Pan paniscus chromosome 19, NHGRI_mPanPan1-v2.0_pri, whole genome shotgun sequence genome:
- the LOC100974833 gene encoding olfactory receptor 1D5, with protein MDGDNQSENSQFLLLGISESPEQQQILFWMFLSMYLVTVLGNVLIILAISSDSHLHTPMYFFLANLSFTDLFFVTNTIPKMLVNFQSQNKAISYAGCLTQLYFLVSLVTLDNLILAVMAYDRYVAICCPLHYVTAMSPGLCVLLLSLCWGLSVLYGLLLTLLMTRVTFCGPQEIHYLFCDTYILLRLACSNTHIIHTVLIATGCFIFLTPLGFMTTSYVRIVRTILQMPSASKKYKTFSTCASHLGVVSLFYGTLAMVYLQPLHTYSMKDSVATVMYAVVTPMMNPFIYSLRNKDMHGALGRVLRRPFQRPK; from the coding sequence ATGGATGGAGATaaccagagtgagaactcacagTTCCTTCTCCTGGGGATCTCAGAGAGTCCTGAGCAGCAGCAGATCCTGTTTTGGATGTTCCTGTCCATGTACTTGGTCACGGTGCTGGGAAATGTGCTCATCATCCTGGCCATCAGCTCTGATTCCCACCTgcacacccccatgtacttcttcctggCCAACCTCTCCTTCACTGACCTCTTCTTTGTCACCAACACAATCCCCAAGATGCTGGTGAACTTCCAGTCCCAGAACAAAGCCATCTCCTATGCAGGGTGTCTGACGCAGCTCTACTTCCTGGTCTCCTTGGTGACCCTGGACAACCTCATCCTGGCCGTGATGGCGTATGATCGCTATGTGGCCATCTGCTGCCCCCTCCACTATGTCACAGCCATGAGCCCTGGGCTCTGTGTCTTGCTCCTCTCCTTGTGTTGGGGGCTGTCTGTTCTCTATGgcctcctcctcaccctcctcatGACCAGGGTGACCTTCTGcgggcctcaagagatccactacCTCTTCTGTGACACGTACATCCTGCTGCGGCTGGCATGTTCCAACACCCACATCATTCACACAGTGTTGATTGCCACTGGCTGCTTCATCTTCCTCACCCCCTTAGGGTTCATGACCACATCCTATGTACGTATTGTCAGAACCATCCTTCAAATGCCCTCAGCCTCTAAGAAATACAAAACCTTCTCTACCTGTGCCTCGCATTTGGGTGTGGTCTCCCTCTTTTATGGGACGCTTGCTATGGTGTACCTGCAGCCCCTCCATACCTACTCCATGAAGGACTCAGTAGCCACAGTGATGTATGCTGTGGTGACACCTATGATGAACCCTTTCATCTACAGCCTGAGGAACAAAGACATGCATGGGGCTCTGGGAAGAGTCCTACGGAGACCCTTTCAGAGGCCTAAATGA